A window of Campylobacter lari subsp. lari contains these coding sequences:
- a CDS encoding molybdopterin-dependent oxidoreductase, translated as MSLTRRKFLKGLAASSAIASVNPLLAASEGTKFYDVKKIPHATHFGAFYADVNSEGKIVKITPQKSDKHPSIITDAIIDRTYSDTRVKYPCVRKSFLEGKKKPKLRGKEPFVRVSWEKALELVLQKLQETPIENLFNASYGAWGHVGLLHNCNSVAGRFFNTALGGHIGTDGEYSNGAAGKVNASIIGDLEVYSLQTSHEVILENTQVYVLWGADLYKCNQIDFKVANRGNDEYYKKYSKSNIKFISIDPQYTQTAEILNAQWIKIRPNTDVALMLGMMNYLYKSGKYDKKFIEKYTDGFDKFLPYLLGKTDGIDKTPAWAAIITGVEEKVITSLADTFVKNRTFLAGNWAMQRAHHGEQADWTLMVLASMIGQVGLPGGGFGFSMHYSGGGQAFSGVRLPVGLPQGKNNLDTNIPASRISEAILNPGKTVKFKGKEITYPKIKLMYVVGASVLGHHPDTNELIKALRTLDTLIVHEPWWTSMAKMADIVLPSTTTLERDDISFGGSYSQDYVYAMKKVIEPYFESRNDYDIFEELAKRIGEREHKKFTGNKTKEQWLEGFYGRSDCPYYMEFADFWKQGFIHFEAPKEAYSFVRHSEFRADPIANKLATESGKIQIYSPKFEKYNLEDFKAHPTWFEPAEWLGNEKLVKKYPFHLLSPHPRYRVHSQLDNTWVRDLYKIQGREPVVINTNDAKKLGITHGEVVEVYNDRGSLLAGAFVTDNIMEGVISIQEGAWYDPEDVSDSKPRCNAGHVNVLTSSRPTSTMAQATSVNTCLVGIKKLKEVIKPYNSTTPPEIIGA; from the coding sequence ACGCAGATGTAAATTCAGAAGGTAAGATTGTAAAAATTACTCCTCAAAAATCCGATAAACATCCTTCTATTATTACTGATGCAATTATTGATAGAACATATTCAGATACTAGAGTAAAGTATCCTTGTGTTAGAAAAAGTTTTTTAGAAGGTAAAAAAAAGCCTAAACTAAGAGGCAAAGAGCCTTTTGTAAGAGTGAGCTGGGAAAAAGCTTTAGAACTTGTATTGCAAAAATTACAAGAAACACCAATTGAAAATTTATTCAACGCTAGTTATGGTGCTTGGGGGCATGTAGGCTTATTGCATAATTGTAATTCAGTAGCAGGAAGATTTTTTAATACTGCTTTAGGCGGTCACATAGGAACCGATGGGGAGTATAGCAATGGAGCTGCTGGTAAAGTAAATGCTAGTATAATAGGGGATTTAGAAGTTTATTCTTTACAAACTTCTCATGAGGTTATTTTGGAAAATACCCAAGTTTATGTTTTATGGGGAGCTGATCTTTATAAATGCAACCAAATTGACTTTAAAGTTGCAAATCGTGGAAATGATGAGTATTATAAAAAATACAGCAAATCAAATATCAAATTTATTAGCATTGATCCTCAATACACTCAAACTGCAGAGATTTTAAATGCCCAGTGGATTAAAATTCGTCCAAATACCGATGTAGCTTTAATGCTTGGTATGATGAATTATTTATATAAAAGTGGAAAATACGATAAAAAATTCATTGAAAAATATACTGATGGTTTTGACAAATTCTTACCTTATTTGCTTGGAAAAACTGATGGTATTGATAAAACTCCAGCTTGGGCTGCAATTATCACTGGTGTTGAAGAAAAAGTTATCACAAGCTTAGCAGATACTTTTGTAAAAAATAGAACCTTCTTAGCAGGTAACTGGGCTATGCAAAGAGCGCACCATGGCGAACAAGCTGATTGGACTTTAATGGTTTTAGCTTCTATGATAGGTCAAGTGGGTTTGCCTGGTGGCGGATTTGGTTTTTCAATGCATTATTCAGGTGGTGGACAAGCATTTTCAGGTGTAAGATTACCAGTAGGCTTACCACAAGGTAAAAATAATCTTGACACCAATATCCCTGCAAGTAGAATTTCAGAAGCAATATTAAATCCAGGTAAAACAGTTAAATTTAAAGGTAAAGAAATCACCTATCCAAAAATCAAACTTATGTATGTAGTAGGTGCTTCTGTATTAGGTCATCATCCAGATACAAATGAACTTATCAAAGCACTAAGAACTCTTGATACACTAATCGTGCATGAGCCTTGGTGGACTTCTATGGCAAAAATGGCTGACATTGTATTACCATCAACAACTACCTTAGAAAGAGATGATATTAGTTTTGGTGGTTCTTATTCTCAAGATTATGTTTATGCTATGAAAAAAGTAATTGAGCCTTATTTTGAAAGTAGAAATGATTATGATATTTTTGAAGAATTAGCAAAAAGAATAGGTGAAAGAGAGCATAAAAAATTCACCGGAAATAAAACAAAAGAGCAGTGGCTTGAAGGATTTTATGGCAGAAGTGATTGTCCTTATTATATGGAATTTGCTGATTTTTGGAAACAAGGATTTATTCATTTTGAAGCTCCAAAAGAAGCTTATAGCTTTGTAAGACACTCTGAATTTAGAGCCGATCCTATAGCAAATAAACTTGCAACAGAAAGTGGAAAAATTCAAATTTATTCACCAAAATTTGAAAAATATAATTTAGAAGATTTTAAAGCACATCCGACTTGGTTTGAACCAGCTGAGTGGTTAGGTAATGAAAAATTAGTTAAAAAATATCCTTTCCATTTGTTAAGTCCACATCCAAGATATAGAGTGCATTCTCAGCTTGATAATACTTGGGTGAGAGATTTGTATAAAATTCAAGGTAGAGAGCCTGTGGTGATTAATACAAATGATGCTAAAAAACTTGGCATTACACACGGAGAAGTTGTAGAAGTATATAATGATCGTGGATCACTTTTAGCAGGGGCTTTTGTAACAGATAATATCATGGAAGGGGTTATTAGTATCCAAGAGGGTGCTTGGTATGACCCTGAAGATGTAAGCGATAGCAAGCCAAGATGTAATGCAGGTCATGTAAATGTTTTAACAAGCTCAAGACCAACTTCAACTATGGCTCAAGCAACTAGCGTAAATACTTGTCTAGTGGGTATTAAAAAGCTAAAAGAAGTTATAAAACCTTATAATTCAACTACACCGCCAGAAATTATAGGAGCTTAA
- a CDS encoding glycosyltransferase family 39 protein, producing the protein MKRYLLAVLFFDFCALLYGISTLSISYNEAQIYFYDHSLIAMIARFGTTLFGQNDFGLRFPFVLLHSLSCILLYILALKYTKTSFDAFISVVLFILLPGSVASALLLNESSIVIFFTLLILVLFEHKKIFLFYILLVLVLFIDGNFAILYLSFFFYAIYKKDKLLIICSLILFAIAMSVYGFDASGKPKGYFLDTLGIFAACFSPLIFLYFFYVVYRILLQDDKPLLWFISATTFVFCLIFSIRQRLFLEDFLPFCVVCTPLLIRYLMSSYRSRIPQLRLKHKIFIECSLVFLLFFYLGIIFNQSFYYLLKDPKKHFAYDYHIAKELALNLKQHNLTHIATQDKELALRLKFYGISKGKLELHSSKKASKIFINLGKHKIYYSIK; encoded by the coding sequence ATGAAAAGGTATTTACTAGCCGTTTTATTTTTTGATTTTTGTGCTTTATTGTATGGCATAAGCACTTTATCTATAAGCTACAATGAAGCGCAAATTTATTTTTATGATCATAGCTTAATTGCTATGATCGCTAGATTTGGCACTACTCTTTTTGGTCAAAATGATTTTGGGTTAAGATTTCCTTTTGTTTTATTACATTCTTTAAGCTGTATTTTATTATACATTTTAGCTTTAAAATACACCAAAACTTCTTTTGATGCCTTTATTTCTGTTGTGCTTTTTATATTGCTTCCTGGTAGTGTAGCTAGCGCTTTATTGCTTAATGAATCATCTATTGTAATATTTTTTACACTTTTAATTTTAGTATTATTTGAACATAAGAAAATATTTTTATTTTATATTTTATTGGTTTTAGTTCTTTTTATAGATGGAAATTTTGCAATTTTGTACTTATCTTTTTTCTTTTATGCTATTTATAAAAAAGATAAATTACTTATTATATGTTCTTTGATTTTATTTGCTATTGCAATGAGTGTTTATGGATTTGATGCAAGTGGAAAGCCTAAGGGGTATTTTTTGGATACTTTGGGTATTTTTGCAGCTTGTTTTTCACCTTTGATTTTTCTTTATTTTTTTTATGTTGTTTATAGAATTCTTTTGCAAGATGATAAACCGCTTTTATGGTTTATTAGTGCGACTACTTTTGTTTTTTGTTTGATTTTTTCTATAAGACAAAGGCTTTTTTTAGAAGATTTTTTACCTTTTTGTGTGGTTTGTACGCCTTTGTTGATTCGTTATTTAATGTCTTCTTATCGCTCAAGAATACCACAATTGCGTCTAAAACATAAAATTTTTATAGAATGTTCTTTGGTGTTTTTATTATTTTTTTATCTTGGTATTATTTTTAATCAAAGTTTTTATTATTTATTAAAAGATCCAAAAAAACATTTTGCATATGATTATCATATAGCTAAAGAATTAGCTCTAAATTTAAAACAACACAATCTCACGCATATTGCTACACAAGATAAAGAACTAGCATTAAGACTTAAATTTTATGGTATTTCTAAGGGCAAACTAGAGCTTCATTCTAGTAAAAAAGCTAGTAAGATTTTCATTAATTTAGGTAAACATAAAATTTATTATTCTATAAAATGA
- a CDS encoding pilus assembly FimT family protein, producing the protein MKQAFTLIELVFVCIILSLLFSMAYIYYKPDYLRLGAEQVLNDIKYTRHLALMQNDFRVKEFNIAKREWFKAKWQLYFIRSKSATNNEQTYTIFLDKNGDGNANIGKNMINKDREIAVDLINPDILMNSGQSGVINQNDFKANLKYNIEKTYGISKVLFEGACKGSTRLVFDDYGRLYTPLKNATRVYDKLTSFNNDCIIRLSNDQNEHICIVISPISGYAYIPKFSSNKSQNIILNNKNTYCHTL; encoded by the coding sequence ATGAAACAGGCATTTACTTTAATAGAACTAGTTTTTGTTTGTATTATATTATCCTTATTATTTTCTATGGCTTATATTTATTATAAACCTGATTATTTGCGTTTGGGAGCTGAGCAAGTTTTAAATGATATTAAATACACAAGACATTTGGCTTTAATGCAAAATGATTTTAGAGTTAAAGAATTTAACATTGCTAAACGAGAGTGGTTTAAGGCTAAATGGCAACTGTATTTTATACGCTCAAAATCCGCTACCAATAATGAACAAACCTATACCATTTTTTTAGATAAAAATGGTGATGGAAATGCAAATATAGGTAAAAATATGATTAATAAAGACAGAGAAATAGCTGTTGATCTTATCAATCCAGATATATTAATGAACTCAGGTCAAAGTGGAGTAATAAATCAAAATGATTTCAAAGCAAATTTAAAATACAATATAGAAAAAACCTATGGTATATCTAAGGTTCTATTTGAAGGTGCTTGTAAAGGAAGTACGCGTTTAGTTTTTGATGATTATGGTCGTTTATATACACCTTTAAAAAATGCTACACGCGTTTATGATAAACTTACTTCTTTTAATAATGATTGTATTATAAGATTATCTAATGACCAAAATGAGCATATTTGCATTGTTATAAGTCCCATTAGTGGCTATGCTTACATCCCTAAATTTTCTTCAAATAAATCACAAAATATTATACTTAATAATAAAAATACCTATTGCCATACTTTATAA